A window of the Phalacrocorax aristotelis chromosome 9, bGulAri2.1, whole genome shotgun sequence genome harbors these coding sequences:
- the ACYP1 gene encoding acylphosphatase-1 isoform X2, with amino-acid sequence MAEDEGLVSVDYEVSGKGEAKRLGLVGWVQNTSHGTVQGQIQGPVARVQELQEWLRKVGSPQSRISRAEFSNEKKIAALEHKDFQILK; translated from the exons ATGGCGGAGGACGAGGGCCTGGTCTCTGTGGACTACGAGGTGTCCGGCAAG GGGGAGGCTAAGAGGCTGGGGCTCGTTGGTTGGGTCCAAAACACCAGCCATGGCACCGTACAAGGGCAAATTCAGGGTCCGGTGGCCAgggtgcaggagctgcaggaatgGCTCAGGAAGGTTGGGAGCCCCCAGTCCCGCATCAGCCGAGCCGAGTTCAgcaatgagaagaaaattgcaGCGCTGGAGCACAAGGACTTCCAGATCTTGAAATGA
- the ACYP1 gene encoding acylphosphatase-1 isoform X1: MAEDEGLVSVDYEVSGKVQGVFFRKYTQGEAKRLGLVGWVQNTSHGTVQGQIQGPVARVQELQEWLRKVGSPQSRISRAEFSNEKKIAALEHKDFQILK; the protein is encoded by the exons ATGGCGGAGGACGAGGGCCTGGTCTCTGTGGACTACGAGGTGTCCGGCAAGGTGCAGGGCGTTTTCTTCCGCAAGTACACGCAG GGGGAGGCTAAGAGGCTGGGGCTCGTTGGTTGGGTCCAAAACACCAGCCATGGCACCGTACAAGGGCAAATTCAGGGTCCGGTGGCCAgggtgcaggagctgcaggaatgGCTCAGGAAGGTTGGGAGCCCCCAGTCCCGCATCAGCCGAGCCGAGTTCAgcaatgagaagaaaattgcaGCGCTGGAGCACAAGGACTTCCAGATCTTGAAATGA